In one Acipenser ruthenus chromosome 10, fAciRut3.2 maternal haplotype, whole genome shotgun sequence genomic region, the following are encoded:
- the LOC131738175 gene encoding cation channel sperm-associated targeting subunit tau-like isoform X1, whose protein sequence is MAARGHQCSSTVVPEKPGDVVSPSQSQLLSVPASGHAPEKHKSSIILKLLKKSSKQDAEVEEEGPDVLAEDDVPHQTPIGEPAGCLAVNIRQCKEFTKHSPLKKSTLGFIRISIGNVVKCSMPHLCKESRSTKSEVYIRFDEWKYIVVQVPKRRVDDRNKLVVELIGYESDGGLARLFGKTTLNLLEIIQKMAARELYDLKLKGQVVCKIELEILFSYGTFGYGYSHQLKQKQKELQAMVERSLFIRIPPSEQSMDPHFNVTTGKSEYYPEFLSPELNEPQGTASKSELNIPSSASAEDSSTPKMSKFVLELMESRNRLSELKIAYEKCQTTSESIEYLENLIMKKGPGEGKPHRLGKSKLCKFREKEDLAIDSVITPEAEQIQQGEASGSYSFISIS, encoded by the exons ATGGCTGCCCGCGGACATCAGTGTTCATCTACCGTTGTACCAGAGAAGCCTGGTGATGTAGTCTCTCCATCGCAGTCTCAACTCCTCTCTGTACCTGCCTCCGGACACGCACCAGAAAAGCACAAATCAAGTATTATTTTAAAG CTGCTGAAGAAAAGCTCTAAACAAGATGCAGAAGTGGAGGAAGAAGGACCCGATGTTCTTGCAGAGGATGATGTTCCACACCAGACTCCAATTGGGGAGCCA GCTGGTTGCTTGGCTGTGAACATTAGACAGTGTAAGGAGTTCACCAAGCACT CGCCACTGAAGAAAAGCACGCTGGGGTTCATCCGCATCAGCATTGGGAACGTGGTGAAGTGCTCCATGCCACATCTCTGCAAAGAGAGCAGGTCTACAAAATCAGAGGTGTACATTCGATTTGATGAATGGAAATACATTGTGGTTCAG GTTCCTAAACGCAGAGTGGACGACAGAAACAAGCTTGTGGTGGAGCTGATCGGGTATGAGTCTGATGGTGGTCTTGCCAGGCTGTTTGGAAAGACTACTTTAAATCTGCTAGAAATCATCCAG aaaatggcAGCGAGAGAGTTGTATGATTTAAAGCTGAAAGGGcag GTTGTTTGTAAGATTGAATTGGAGATATTATTTTCCTATGGGACCTTTGGATATGGTTACTCACATCAG TTGAAACAGAAGCAGAAGGAGCTGCAGGCGATGGTGGAGAGGTCCTTGTTCATCAGGATCCCTCCCTCAGAGCAGTCCATGGACCCACACTT CAATGTGACCACCGGGAAGTCAGAATATTACCCAGAATTCCTGTCGCCGGAGCTGAATGAGCCACAGGGGACTGCCAGTAAATCAGAGCTCAATATCCCTAGCTCAGCTTCAGCAGAAGACTCCTCTACCCCGAAAATGTCAAAGTTTGTTCTGGAGCTCATGGAGTCTAGAAACAG GCTGAGCGAATTGAAGATAGCCTATGAAAAATGTCAAACCACCAGTGAATCTATTGAATATTTAGAGAATCTCATCATGAAGAAAGGGCCCGGTGAAGGGAAACCCCACAGATTGGGGAAGTCCAAG
- the LOC131738175 gene encoding cation channel sperm-associated targeting subunit tau-like isoform X2 — MAARGHQCSSTVVPEKPGDVVSPSQSQLLSVPASGHAPEKHKSSIILKLLKKSSKQDAEVEEEGPDVLAEDDVPHQTPIGEPAGCLAVNIRQCKEFTKHSPLKKSTLGFIRISIGNVVKCSMPHLCKESRSTKSEVYIRFDEWKYIVVQVPKRRVDDRNKLVVELIGYESDGGLARLFGKTTLNLLEIIQKMAARELYDLKLKGQVVCKIELEILFSYGTFGYGYSHQLKQKQKELQAMVERSLFIRIPPSEQSMDPHFNVTTGKSEYYPEFLSPELNEPQGTASKSELNIPSSASAEDSSTPKMSKFVLELMESRNSYASSEKKRISPLIL; from the exons ATGGCTGCCCGCGGACATCAGTGTTCATCTACCGTTGTACCAGAGAAGCCTGGTGATGTAGTCTCTCCATCGCAGTCTCAACTCCTCTCTGTACCTGCCTCCGGACACGCACCAGAAAAGCACAAATCAAGTATTATTTTAAAG CTGCTGAAGAAAAGCTCTAAACAAGATGCAGAAGTGGAGGAAGAAGGACCCGATGTTCTTGCAGAGGATGATGTTCCACACCAGACTCCAATTGGGGAGCCA GCTGGTTGCTTGGCTGTGAACATTAGACAGTGTAAGGAGTTCACCAAGCACT CGCCACTGAAGAAAAGCACGCTGGGGTTCATCCGCATCAGCATTGGGAACGTGGTGAAGTGCTCCATGCCACATCTCTGCAAAGAGAGCAGGTCTACAAAATCAGAGGTGTACATTCGATTTGATGAATGGAAATACATTGTGGTTCAG GTTCCTAAACGCAGAGTGGACGACAGAAACAAGCTTGTGGTGGAGCTGATCGGGTATGAGTCTGATGGTGGTCTTGCCAGGCTGTTTGGAAAGACTACTTTAAATCTGCTAGAAATCATCCAG aaaatggcAGCGAGAGAGTTGTATGATTTAAAGCTGAAAGGGcag GTTGTTTGTAAGATTGAATTGGAGATATTATTTTCCTATGGGACCTTTGGATATGGTTACTCACATCAG TTGAAACAGAAGCAGAAGGAGCTGCAGGCGATGGTGGAGAGGTCCTTGTTCATCAGGATCCCTCCCTCAGAGCAGTCCATGGACCCACACTT CAATGTGACCACCGGGAAGTCAGAATATTACCCAGAATTCCTGTCGCCGGAGCTGAATGAGCCACAGGGGACTGCCAGTAAATCAGAGCTCAATATCCCTAGCTCAGCTTCAGCAGAAGACTCCTCTACCCCGAAAATGTCAAAGTTTGTTCTGGAGCTCATGGAGTCTAGAAACAG